Part of the Bacillus sp. THAF10 genome is shown below.
ATATTTTCCACATTTCTTGCATCAATTGGTGGAAATTGTAGAAGACTGCTGGAATTTCCAGAGTAATTATCTTGAAGTTTAGTAGCGACAAGATTCACACCGCTTCTTGGTGTTGTTCCAACAGTTGGAACTCCCCATTCCCAATCACCTGATAACAGCATTCCATCTACCTTCTCATCAAAATTACTTTCAAACACGTCATTTGGATTAATACCAAAGCTTATTTCTACATTAAAAATATCTGTTGTTGCTTCATTACCGCTAAAATCTTCCACTTTTATCATGTACTCGAAACCAGGGTCCTTAACATACTCCATAGGAACTTCCACTTGATAAGTGCCATTTGTAAAATCACCTGAAGTGCGTGTATGTTCGATCACTACCCAGTCAGCATCTTTATGTTCACGGACGTATAGATTTACACCTACAACTGAAACATTATCGATTACATGCGTATCAAGTACGACATTTAACCCCGTATAGCCAAACTCAAATGGCTCATGCGTGATAACTGGGGCTTCATTATCCTCCCCTTGTTTTAATACCTGTCCAGAAATACCACCCATTCCTGTTGCAATAGAAGCAACGGCTTCGTATGCATTTACTAATCCATGTCCATATCCATAGTTAGGGACGGTTGGATATTGATTGTCAGTAAGTGGATTGGAGGTGTCTCTTATAATTTCTTCTAATTTATCTACCGTCAAGGAGGCATCAACTGAACGCAGTAATGCCGCAACTCCAGAGATATGCGGTGCTGCCATGGAGGTTCCATTCCATCCACCTTGATATCCCGTTGGCACAGAAGAACGAATGTTTACACCTGGCGCGGAAATATCAGGCTTTAAGTCTTTAGAATACGGTCCAGGTCCTACACTTGAGAAGCTTCCTTTTTTGTTATTAATATCGGTGGCTGCAACAGCATAGCTTTCCGGATAATTTGCTGGAGCACTTACTTTGTTTGGATAAGCATTACCTGCCGAAAAGACCGGAAGAATTCCTGCATCCCTCCACGCCTGTACCATTGGTCGGTACCACTCATCCAATCCTGCTCCCCCTCCCCAAGAATTGTTGATAATATCTGGAGCAAGGGTTGGATCTCCGTTTGGTGCAAGCATGAACTGACCTGCAGCTAGTAACCAGGAATCTTGGCCACCTTGTTCAGTAAATGCCCTTGCAGCAATCCATTTGGCACCAGGAGCGACTCCTATTTTATTTTTCCCAGCTGGGTCTTGACCGAGGATAGTCCCCATTACATGGCTACCGTGTGGAGTCGAAGCTAAATCATATGGCATACTCTGATTAGATACAGCATCAAACCAGTTCCCTACTGGATTTGGGTTGTTGGGATCCATATGGTTAAACCCACGCCATTTTTCTTTCAAGGCTTCATGCTGCCAGTGTGCTCCCGTATCAATCATTCCAACAACAACGCCGCTTCCATTAATCCCAAATTCACTCCAGACACTTGGAGCATCAATATGGTTAATGTTCCATTCGATGCTGCTGTCACCCTCTTGCAGCACACTTTCACTATGGTTTTGCACATATTGGTTTTCAGATGGAGTGGCTGATATTTCCGGCCAATCGACCTCAATTTTTTCATCTAGTCGAACATTGGCTACTTCTGGGTGTTTTTTAATTTCTTCTAGCACTGCTTTTGATGCTTTAACATACATCACATTCATTATGTAAAAGCTTTTCACTTCTTCTACATGCTTGCTTGATTTTAAGGATTGAAGTAAGGAATTTTGTGTAATTTCTGCTGTGGATTTTAATGCATCAACTACTGCATAACGTGATTGGAGGTTTTGCTGGAAGGGAGAAACATGTTGTTGAAATTTCATCTGTTCCCTTGCTTGAAGTGCTACTACAGACGTATCAACCTGATTTTTCATTTCGACAATTAACTCTACAAACTCTTCCTGTTTAAATGCCTCATAAACTTCTTCCTGAACGGTTACTTCATCTTGATTCCCCTTAGACTTGAGAAGAACTTCCGCTCCCTCTACCTCTCTTGCACCTACAGTACTCGCCAATGCACTAAAAATTAGTAGCAAAGACAACATAGATGCAAACAACGATTTTGTCATGCTCCTTTTTCTCTTCACCTAACACACTCCTCTTTTTTACATTCCATTGTTTATTTTGACATTTTTCTTAATATTCCTTCAATTTAAAAAATTTAAATTATTTTTGAGTAAATATTCCTACAAGTGGTGAAATTATCTAAATGTTGAAATTCAGCTTATTAGCTAAAGCCTATTTTCGTAAAGTTTACAATCAACAGCTAGAACCAACTCATGATCAACATTCATCTTTAACACAGCCTAACTAAAAGGAAACCTCCACAATCCTTTTTAAAGAAGTGGAGGCATCCATATCAAATCGTTTTAGCATGTTTTCTTATGGCATGATAGCTATAATTCATGAGGTACCAACAAGACAATATTACATTTTTGTTTTCAATTTTTCTGTAAGTGTTCCACGTTTTCTTGGCAGAGTGAAACTTGTTGCTTGATAAGGAATTCTCGCATTTCCTATAGACTGCAAGCTCCTCATTTAGACCATGGGCAGTAATTCCTTCTTTCAGAATAGATAGCCATAGCCCGTAATCCTCTGAGCAATCGCGAAATAGTTTCATTTGAAAATTGCCTAGCTTCTGTTTATTTAAGACCACTGTTAGCGTTCCAATAGCAGTATTCAGCAATAATGTTTTATACGTCACAGTTGGAAGTGCTCTGAACACCACCTCTGTTTTCTCCCCACTTTCCTTCATGATTCTATAGGCAGTAAAGGAAAAAACACTGTCATGTTCCTTCATAAAAGCAAGTTGTTTCGTAAGCTTTTCAGGATGCCAAAGATCATCACTATCCAAAAATGCAATATACTTGCCCTTGGCCAGATTAAAAGCAGTGTTTCGTGCATGACCTGGTCCGCCATTAGTTTTCAACTCTTTTAGTTTTATTCTGGAATCCTGTTTCATTTCTTCTTTAATGATTTCACATGTATTATCTTGCGAACAATCATCAACAATAAGCATTTCCCAGTTACTATATGTTTGTGCTTGAACGGAGCGAATGGTATCTAACACATACTTGGAGGCATTATAGGTCGGAGTGATAACAGAAACCAAATCTGTAGCGTTTGTTCTCATTTTTATTCTCCCTCTCCATTTTTTAATTGTGCTTTGCGATTCGAATACCACTAAGTTTATGTTTGTTGACTTTTTCCTTCCCTACGACTACACCTTTAGCTTGTTCTCTTAGTAACACTACCCTCATGGTTTGTAGTAGTAGTTTGATGTCTAATAGAATAGATGCATTGCGGACATAAAAGAGGTCATACCTTAACTTTTCTTCTGCTTCCGAGCTGTAATTAGAAGACACCTGCGCAAGCCCTGTGATTCCTGGCTTTACATCCAAACGTTGCATATACTCTGGGACTTCTTTTTTGAATTGATTAATAAAATACATTCTTTCAGGCCGTGGCCCTACAAGACTCATTTCTCCTTTTAAAACATTAATTAATTGTGGGAGTTCATCTATTCTTAACGATCGTAACCTTGCTCCAAAAGGTGTGATTCTGGGATCATTCTCTGCAGCAAGGACAGGTCCGGTTATTTGCTCTGCATTCGAGACCATGCTTCGGAATTTCATAATTTGAAACGGTCTACCATTTAGTCCGATTCGTTCTTGTTTGAAAAACGCCGGCCCTTTAGACGTTAATGGAATAAGAATATAGAGACTGAAGAATATTGGGCTTGTAAGACCAAGCAAAAAGAGAGAAAACACGATATCTACTACTCTTTTACAATACTGGTAACCTTTTTGTGATGAAGCTGGTGAGGAAATGGAAACAGTGAGCATATCGTTTACCTGCTGCATCTGTCCTTCTATGATTACCAGTTCATAGAGCTTGGGAACTAGGAGCACCTCTTTGCCAAACTTCATGCACATATTTGTTATTAAGCCCTGTGTACTTCTATCTACTTCAGGGCTTACTATGACAACATCAACCACCCTAAGGTTTTTATTGATGATGCCTTTATTCTGCGTTGTACACACTTCGACTACGTTGAACCAGCCTTTTGGATGAGCATGAAATTTTTCCGCTATTCTACTTCCATCTTCATTAGATTTACAAACTATTAAAACCGCTTTTTGACCTAATTTGTATTTTTGAATCAACCAAATCGCTGTCCTAGAAAGGGATATCAAAGTAAACAAGAAACAAGCCCCTGTTACGATTACATAAATCTCCAATCCTCCCGGTAGAATAAAAGAAATTACCCAAACTAGAAATGCAAAAAATATGGTTGCCAAAAATATCGACATAATCAAATTTTTTAAACTTTTTCTTTTCCAATCCTCATACAAGTTAAATAAATAAAAGATCATAATCCCGAGCGAGAGAAACACAATAACTTGTGTTAAGGTCATTTCCTCATGAAAATACAACAAAAATGAAAGTTGAAATCCCACACACATCAGGATTAAGTCCATAATCACACTAGATAATTTCCTTAGTTTTATATTGAAATGGTCTCGCATTCCACGAAACTCCTTTCTCTAATCTAAGGTGATATTCTTAATGATGATTCTATTGTTCTTAATGAAGAACGTTGTTTCGATTCTAAAATCACCTATTTCTTTTTATAATAGGTTTAAATTTATATATTTTTCTAAACAAGTGACTAAAACTATAGTCCATTCTTTTCCCATCAAATATGGTAACATCCCCTATTGAAGAGATAGTATGAACTCCATCAGGATAGATACTATCTTTTCTTGGTTCTACATACGCAACAGATTCTTCCTGAAAATTTTCTGGAGTTAATGTAATGATTCTATTTATTACAATTCGACCACCATAAGTTTTTGAACAGTCCTGTGCAGGACGATATAATACACCATCCTTTATGAATGGAGTTCCTGCTGGTCTGCTAGAGCGTATATCCATTTTTACAGGATTGGCATGATGGGGAAGCCAGTTGTCAAAAAGTTTGTTGGCATAGAAGATATGCAGCTCGTAGTTATCACTTCCCGGGGCTGTATTTGCTTTTGTACAAAAAAGCCAATAACGTCCCTTATGCTTAATGATGGTAGAATCAACTGCTGCAAAATCTTTTAAAATCGTTTTGCATTTCTTCCACTTTCCTCCCACCTCCTTATAAAGACTTGCTTCCTTCTTCTCTGAGGTTTCTGGGATGCAATAAATGGCATCTTGATCTTTTACGATGTAAGGGTAGGACATATGCGTATCCATCTTCATGATGGATTGATTCCAGCTTGAGCTTTCGTTACTTGCAGATACTTCCCTAAAGTGAATATCAGATATAAAGCCCTTCACTTTTTTATGGTTTACTTCCTCCATTAATATCCTTAAACTAGTATCTTTGTGGTACCCAAAAGGGTCTGCATAGTAACACCTTTTTCCTGGATGAATCCATTGAATATGAGGATGCTTTTCCTTTAAAAATTCATCAATTGGCTGATAAACGATTCCTATATTCCAAAATTCATAACAAAACATTTTTTTGAACAGTCTCTTCGCTTTTCGAATAGTGGTTTGATAGAGAAGTTCTCCAATCTTCGCTCCTGTTGTTATTTGCCTTGATGTATAGATTGGTGAATATTCTTCCTTTAAAGCAAAAGTGTAATTCTTCTTAAAAAACATTTCTTTGCAAACCTGTGCTGGAAAACCTGCCGTTGCTCTGTATAAAGATTCGGTGTTTTTTCGCAAGGATTCAGAAATTGTTGGTAAATATCCCTTTTTTAGTGGAATCCAATATTCCTCCCTTTCACCATGCATATACAGTCCTACTTCATTCACCACTAGATTATCCTGTACTTCTTTTAAGCCTGCTGGAGCATTCCATTCTACATCTGAGCTTGAAAAGTGATAGGTCCACACACCGCGCTTTGCCACATCAGTCAGTTTTCTACTTTCATGATGGGAACCAAGGTCTAAAATAAAGTCAAGATCCATTCCTTTCATAAACTTCAAATCATCATTAGAAAATGTGTCTCGTTTATTTATTGTTAGGGTGCATACATGGATTGGTATTTTTGAAGCGGTAGAATGAATGTGAGCTTTTTTGAATAGATTACTGCGTTTGGAAAGATACGCTTCATACAGGCGATATAGCCTTGATGTAGCCTTATTATTGTGAGTGTGAATAATGACCAAAGCTAGTCTCATATCTTCCATTTCAATCATTTGATCTATACAGTTAAGCTTCCATTTTTCTATGAATGTTTCATTAATGATAATAGCAAAGCGAATTTTTTTCCTGTTCACTATTCAACACCTCGATAAGATGGTGGGTGTTTGCCTGAATTAGTGGTGGGGCTAGCTTCTCTTTGTTTGTCAAACAGCATATATTCCTCTACTGTTTCCCCAATCATTTTCTCTAAAGAAAACTTCTTTTCAACTTGTTTTCTCGCTTCCTTTGATAGTTGAAGTCGTTGAAAGTCATTAGACGATAGAGTATGAACATATTTTAGAAACTCCTCCACGGAATGCTTTTTGGTTAAAAACCCTGTGACTCCATTCGTTATTGCTTCTTGTATTCCACCTTTATTAATGGAAACAACGGGAGTTCCAACCGCCATCGCTTCTAGGATTGCCATTGGAAACACCTCCCTTTCGGATGTTAGCAAGAGAATATCCATTTCTTTAATGAATTCTTGTGGTTTCTTCACTTCTCCCAACATTGTCACTTTCTTTGTTAACGCTAGATCTTGTATCATACGCTCAATGTATGGACGCAGAGGCCCATCACCTGCAATATAAAAGTGATAGTTTGGATTGTGACGGCATGCTTTGGCAACTTCTAGAAAAAAACGATGGTTCTTTTCCTTAGAAAGCCTCGCTAGAATCCCTATTTTTTTGGGAATTGTTTGCTTCTTTTTGTAATATTGAAACTCCCTTAAGTCCACTCCATTATAAATGGTTTTTATCTTTTCACTTCTTACTCCATAATCAATCAATTGAAGCTTTTCAAAATCACTTACCGTGATAACTCGTTGAATGATGGACAAATGAAGAAGCTTTTTAAAAAGGAACGGAACATATTTTTCTAGCAATGTCACATTATGCTTTGTGTAAAAAACACAAAAATCCTTTCTGGTAAGAACCTTAACTAGCACGCCAACCATGACCATTCTCAGGCTATTAGCATGGAAAACATGAATATCTTTGCTTTGCACAAGCTTTGAGAGAGTCATAAGATTTTGCAAATACTGCTTTTTCTGCAAAAGAGTAAATTTCTCTCTATGATAGATATTGGAATAAAGTTCTCCATCAGCAGCAGCGAAATAGAACGTCGCGTTCGGATGTTGTAAGTGATTTTCTAATTTACAAAAATAATTCTCTGCCCCACCGACCATTAATTTATCGGTCACACATAGGATATTTAGCATAGATTACACCTCCTTTAAGAAGCACCCTTGTATATAGAAGTGGATGTTTCTCTTATTATTTTTCTTGATGAAATAAAAGCCTGTTCTTGCTGTCCAATGGTATGGATGTACGTAGAGAGAATTGCCAGATACAGAAAAAACATGTCATTGATAATGACCGAAAGGGAAACCATTTGAAGCATAAAACCTATATAGGTTAAAAAGAGATACTGTTTCTTCTTATAAATTTGAAATTTCCAAAGTTGCATCAATACTAAAATGACAAAAGCGAAATAAAATGAAAAACCGAAAAGACCAGATTCAGAAAGAATATCTAGAAACGTATTATGAACAGTGAGCGTGTCATTATAGTAAAAAAGGTTATATTCAGAGAAATTAAAGGCACCCACTCCTAGTACCATATGGTTGGAAAACATATCCCACGCTCGTTCCCAAAGCTCGAATCTTCCGCTCCCACCATCGCTTGAGAAGTCTTCCATTCTAGCTTCAATCATTCCTATAGCATCAAACTTAAATTTTATGATAATGACATACGCCAACAAACTTAATGAAAGAATCGATCCAAGCAATATTTTTAGTTGTTTTAGAGGTTTATTTAATGAAAGGTAGACAAGAAAAACGATGATTAGCGCAGCCAGACCACCTCTAGAAAAGGTGAGAATATTAGCAGCAACACAGAGAAGTAGGCCAAACTTATTTCTCCACGTATCGGCGTGACATAGGTAATATGCAAAGAAAATTGTATTGTAAAAAACAAAGAAATTTGGATCTTCGAGTAAACCTATTAGCCTTGGATAGCCGCGATCGGACAATACACCAAAACTTATCACATTTTCCCCATCTAGAGCTAAGTCGACTTTTTGCAGACCAATTACATAAAGCGCCAAACTAGCTATATTAAAAAAGATTCCTCCAAAAGAAAGGCCTTTTTCAATTACGTTTGAGCTCGCGTAGCTAAAAACAGATTTCATAATAAAGTAACAAGTTAGATACAAGATGATACCAAGAAGTATTCTTAAGCTGGATTCAGGATGAAGCGCAAACACACCTGTATAGCAATATACAAAATAAAAAAGTAACATCGCGACTTCATATGATTGCAAGCGCTGAAAGTGAAAGGAGAACAGATGGATAAACATGAAAAATAGGAGAAAAATCATATATGGCTTTAACGAGAACCCTAATGGAATACTGTATCTTGCTAAGGTGACAAGCAATATCATGAAAAATATCGTAAAATGATACTGGTCATTTTGCTTTTCCAATGAAAGCTTCATTCTCCACCTCCCGCGAATAATACTTCTTCATCCATGGATTAATCGTTGTCGCTTTTAGTTCTTTATCCAAAAAGAAAAATAACAGTAAGCTGAAACCATGAAGAATAAGGGCAAAAACTGGATGATGATGCAAAATCATATCTAAGAAAGTCAAGGTAGTAAAATAGATAATGAGATATGGTAAAACTACTTTTCTAGCAACTGTCCTTCTGTTGGATGAAACTATCCAAAATCCAATCAAGGCAAAAAGCTCCATCACGATACCTGCAAACGCAGCACCAATTATTCCATATTGAAGACTAGTAAACAGGTATAAGAATACTCCTGATAAGACGGCAACAAATTGGACAGCGGTCCTATGTCTCTGCCTTCCCATTGTCGTTAATCCATCGGCCAAAGCAATATTTACCCCTTGCAGCATCAATAACACCGACAGTATTTTTAAAGGAAGTATTGCTCCCAACCATGCATCACCAAACAATATCGGCACAATCAATTCAGAAAGGTAGTAAAATGGCAAAGACAATCCCATTCCAATAAGCGCCATCAGCTTGGTTTGCAGCAATAATAATCTTAAATGCTCTAGAAAATTCCCGCTGTTAAAATACCTAAATAGAACTGGATAGTATGCTCCTGCTACTATAAAAGTAACCTGCTGAAGTGCCTGGGGAATTCGGTATGCCACAGCAAACATACCAACCTCCTCTAAGGTAAGCGTTCGCTCCAAAACGAGAGGGCCTAGATGAGGCAGGAGAACAAACAACAATCCACCAAGCGTAAATGCTCCCCAATGTTTATATAAGCCCTTATGAAATCTCGCTTTCCAGACAAATGCTACATGACGAGAAAGCAAAACAAATGCCAATACTCCAGCTGCCAAATAGGAACAACCATACAGTAACGTAACTACTAATGGAGACAGTTCTACTATCAATCCAAGAAATACTGAACTAACTAGGCATGCAGCTGAGAAGATTCGTATTAGCCCACAATATTGCATTTTTTCCTTCAGTTGAAAAAAAGTAATGCCAATACTTTGTAACGCAATTCCTGTTACCATTGGAAAAACGAGAAAGTAGGCTGTTTTTATCAGTTCTGTATTACTTGAATGCAGTATTTCTATGAGTAAAAACCCTATCGCAAATGTAAGAAGCAGCAGCAGTAGCCTCATTTTCACATACGAAGTAATTACTTTCGGAAGATCGACTCCCTTTGCTGAACCTTCCCTTAGAACAATGTCACTCAACCCAGCATCTGTAAAATAGCCCATGATCATGGCAAATGCTAATACAACACTAAACAACCCATAGTGATAGGATTGTAAATAGTAAGCAAGCATAATCAGTGCGCCTGCATTTAGAATGCTGGATAGAGCAGTACTATAAAACAGATGAAAAATATTAATGGCAATAGAATTCCCCTTTTTATTCTTCATAAGAATTTCTTGCCCCTTTTCTACTAACTAAGCTGTTTGATATATTACCCCGACGATCTTCTTATTCGACCTTTCAAGATAATGTTTCGTTTGCATTGCTTCGTCTTTTTTCGTACTATGTTCCTTCATTACCAAAATAACTCCATCACATTTTCTTGAAAGAATATGAGCGTCAGAGGATTTTAGAAACGAAGGAGCCTCTAGAATAATGACCTCAAAAGAATTTCCCCACTCTGCCATCAACTCTTCTGCTTTATTCAAAAGTCCTGTATTGGAAGAGCTATCTTTCGCTGTTCCGGATGGAAGCAAAAACAGCCCTTGGGTAAAGGTTACTTTGGCATAAAGATTAATGCTTCCTTTTTCTTCAATCACATCTACCAAGCCGCTAGCATTACTCGCATTAAAAAATTTATGAAGCGAAGGTCTGCGTAAATTGGCATCAACTAGCAGCACTTTTTTCCCGAGCTCTGCAAATGAAATAGCAAGTTTAGCGGAGATAACGGATTTTTGATCCTCTAAATTAGGTGATGTTACTGTAAGGAAAATACGCTCTTTTTGTAGTTCATCCTCAATATTCGTTCGAATAATCCTAATTTGATCGGTACTGACCATGTTTTCCATTAAGGATACTTTTTTTCCCCATTTATCTTTTATTAGCTTAAACACGGACTTCCCTCCTTTTCTTCGTTTTCATTATTTTCTTATGTCTACCTTCTTCATCCATCACGAGGGGATTATTCATCTTTTGTTTTAAATCAATGGTACCAAGCAACGGAAGGCCTATTAGCTCTTCCACTTCCTTGGATTGTTTCACTGCATCATCGAGGTCTTCGTGCATGATTGCAGCTCCAATTCCTAAAAAGATACTTAAAACAAATCCAATACCAATATTAAGTGCCAGACTTCCCACTTCTTCCGGCTCAATATCAGTGGCATTTAATACTTGAATTTCTTTCATTTCAAAGCTTTCTCTCATAAACGATACTGCAGTAGAAGAAATGGTGTGAACAATCTCCTTTGCCAACTCACTATCATGATCTCTCATCACTACATTAATGATTTGAGAGTTCTTATTATTTTGCAAGGAGACTTCCTCTTCTAAGTCGATGTCCAGTTTCATTTTTGATTTGACTTCATTTAGAACGATTGGACTCTTGAGCAAATCCATCGTTGATGCCATCAGCATGTTGATTTCACCTTGTGAATCAGTATTTAGTTTTCCAACCAAAATGGTAGATGTTGCTTCATAAGTAGGCTTTATAACAAATAATGCAGCAATTAACGTTACAAGAAAAAAGAGTGTAAATGTAATAAAACTTGTTTTAAATCTTCTTTTTAAAACTTGTAAGAATTTTTTCAAATTCATTTTATCATCCATAAAGATAACCTCCTGAAATGGATAAGGTATTCGGTAAAGTTAGAGTTTTATTCGTTATAAAGAACAATACAACAAAAAAAATATTGTTTTCATGATTAAAATTTGTTCACCTCACAACAGAATGTTCATTATAAAGAATTATTTATTTGATTATACTACACATCTTTTGTAATTAACATAAATCCAGCTATATTTTTTAAAAAGTTTTTACTATTTAAAAAAGAGGCTGGGATAAAACACTTTTGTCCCAGCCTCTTTTTATTACTTCTTCTTTAATTCATCTGCAAGGAATTCTACATCTGTTCCGACAATCACTTGCATACTTGTTTTACTCATTTTAATGACACCTTTTGCACCAAGCTGCTTTAGTTTCCCCTCATCCACTAGAGTTGAGTCGGCTACTTTCAAGCGCAGCCTTGTGACACAGTTGTCTATTTCTAATACGTTTTCTTTTCCACCAAGCGCTGCGAGATACCCATCAGCAAGCTCTGCATAATCTCCTTTGGCTGCGCTTTGCTCGAATTCACCAGCAACCTCATCTTCTCTGCCAGGTGTTTTTAAATCAAGCTTAGTAATTAAAAAGTAAAAGATAATAAAGTAAAGACCACCGTATAAAAGACCCACTACAGCTAGTAAGATAGGCTTTTGGGCAATTCCAAAGTTTAATAGATAATCTATTGCACCTGCAGAGAATCCAAATCCATGGTGGATATCTAATAGATAGGCAACAGACATAGCGGTTCCTGTTAATATGGCATGAATGACATATAAAACAGGAGATAAAAACATAAACGAAAATTCAATAGGTTCGGTAATTCCAGTTAAGAAGGAAGTAAATGCGAGACCGAATAATGCACCTGCCATTGCTTTTCTGCGCTCTTTCTTTGCAGCGGCAATCATCGCAAGTGCTGCACCCGGAAGTCCAAACATCATAATTAGGAAAAAGCCTGCCATAAAGATACCAGCTGAAGGGTCACCTGCTAAGAATCGCCATAAATCCCCTTTTACTACCTCCCCTGCAGCATTCGTAAACGAACCAAATTCAAACCAAACAACGGTGTTTAAAATATGATGTAGCCCTAGAGGAATCAAAAGTCTATTCAAGAAACCAAAGATTCCTACTCCAGTCGCTCCTGCTCCGATAATCCATTCCCCAATACTATCAATACCTGCTTGCACTGGTGGCCAGAGATAACCGAAGAGAAACGCCAATGCTAGCATAACAAGGGACGTGATGATTGGGACAAAACGTCTTCCACCAAAGAACCCAAGCCAGTCTGGGAGTTTAATATTATAGTATTTGTTGTAGAGCAGACCGGCAATGATACCTGAAATAATACCACCTAGAACTCCCATATTGATTGATTCATTGATGGCAGCTACCCCGTTAGTAAGGACAAAATATCCTACTGCTCCCGCAAGAGCTGCTGCTCCACTTCCATCCTTTGAGAATCCAATTGCCACCCCAATTGCAAAAAGCAAGGCAAGATTGCCGAATACCGCGTTCCCCGCTGCAGAGATAAACGGAATATTTAATAAGTCCTCTTGTCCCAAACGAAGGAGCAGGGCAGCAGCAGGCATGATGGCAATAGGTAGCATGAGTGATTTACCGATTTTTTGTAAAAAACCTAACATAAAAGCACCTCTTTTCTTCCAGAATACTACTATTTTATGTAACTATTTAGAAAGCTAGTACCAGCCTAGTGGTCTAGTTTTCTATTTTTTATAGTAAAGGCTGTTTTAGCAAACTTTGTTGCTACTGCGTATAGTTAAGACACTCGTCATCCACGTTGCTGTCGTGCTCTTTTCGTGGAGGAAGTTTGAAACAGGTGGCAATTTTTCTTCGCATAATGATAGGAAAAAGTCTTAAAGCCGACTTTTTCTTAGGTTTTTAGCAAACAATCTTTTAGAAAAGAGCTTAGTAAAAGCTGTTTTCGCAAACTTTGTTGCTACTGCGTATAGTTAAGGCACTCGTCATCCACGTTGCTATCGTGCTCTTTTCGTGGAGGTAGTTTGAAACAGGTGGCAATTTTTCTTTGCATAATGATAGGAAAAAGTCTTAAAGCCGACTTTTTCTTAGGTTTTTAGCAAACAAGCTTTTAGAAAAGAGCTTAGGGAAAAGAACTTGAGGCAATTGCCTCAAGTTCTTTATCACCATTACTTATAAAGCAGGTATTGACGACGTACTTTATGAAACTCCTTTAATTCTTTTTTCCAGTCAGAAGCAAGCTCGTCAACTGATCTACCTTCCTCTATTCCTTGTCGAATCCACTTGTTGCCTACTAGGTTATCGAAGAAGGAGATGCCTTTACTATTTTCAGCACGAAATGCAAAATCCTCCGGGTACA
Proteins encoded:
- a CDS encoding sugar transferase — its product is MRDHFNIKLRKLSSVIMDLILMCVGFQLSFLLYFHEEMTLTQVIVFLSLGIMIFYLFNLYEDWKRKSLKNLIMSIFLATIFFAFLVWVISFILPGGLEIYVIVTGACFLFTLISLSRTAIWLIQKYKLGQKAVLIVCKSNEDGSRIAEKFHAHPKGWFNVVEVCTTQNKGIINKNLRVVDVVIVSPEVDRSTQGLITNMCMKFGKEVLLVPKLYELVIIEGQMQQVNDMLTVSISSPASSQKGYQYCKRVVDIVFSLFLLGLTSPIFFSLYILIPLTSKGPAFFKQERIGLNGRPFQIMKFRSMVSNAEQITGPVLAAENDPRITPFGARLRSLRIDELPQLINVLKGEMSLVGPRPERMYFINQFKKEVPEYMQRLDVKPGITGLAQVSSNYSSEAEEKLRYDLFYVRNASILLDIKLLLQTMRVVLLREQAKGVVVGKEKVNKHKLSGIRIAKHN
- a CDS encoding glycosyltransferase family 4 protein, which codes for MLNILCVTDKLMVGGAENYFCKLENHLQHPNATFYFAAADGELYSNIYHREKFTLLQKKQYLQNLMTLSKLVQSKDIHVFHANSLRMVMVGVLVKVLTRKDFCVFYTKHNVTLLEKYVPFLFKKLLHLSIIQRVITVSDFEKLQLIDYGVRSEKIKTIYNGVDLREFQYYKKKQTIPKKIGILARLSKEKNHRFFLEVAKACRHNPNYHFYIAGDGPLRPYIERMIQDLALTKKVTMLGEVKKPQEFIKEMDILLLTSEREVFPMAILEAMAVGTPVVSINKGGIQEAITNGVTGFLTKKHSVEEFLKYVHTLSSNDFQRLQLSKEARKQVEKKFSLEKMIGETVEEYMLFDKQREASPTTNSGKHPPSYRGVE
- a CDS encoding O-antigen ligase yields the protein MKLSLEKQNDQYHFTIFFMILLVTLARYSIPLGFSLKPYMIFLLFFMFIHLFSFHFQRLQSYEVAMLLFYFVYCYTGVFALHPESSLRILLGIILYLTCYFIMKSVFSYASSNVIEKGLSFGGIFFNIASLALYVIGLQKVDLALDGENVISFGVLSDRGYPRLIGLLEDPNFFVFYNTIFFAYYLCHADTWRNKFGLLLCVAANILTFSRGGLAALIIVFLVYLSLNKPLKQLKILLGSILSLSLLAYVIIIKFKFDAIGMIEARMEDFSSDGGSGRFELWERAWDMFSNHMVLGVGAFNFSEYNLFYYNDTLTVHNTFLDILSESGLFGFSFYFAFVILVLMQLWKFQIYKKKQYLFLTYIGFMLQMVSLSVIINDMFFLYLAILSTYIHTIGQQEQAFISSRKIIRETSTSIYKGAS
- a CDS encoding oligosaccharide flippase family protein, whose translation is MKNKKGNSIAINIFHLFYSTALSSILNAGALIMLAYYLQSYHYGLFSVVLAFAMIMGYFTDAGLSDIVLREGSAKGVDLPKVITSYVKMRLLLLLLTFAIGFLLIEILHSSNTELIKTAYFLVFPMVTGIALQSIGITFFQLKEKMQYCGLIRIFSAACLVSSVFLGLIVELSPLVVTLLYGCSYLAAGVLAFVLLSRHVAFVWKARFHKGLYKHWGAFTLGGLLFVLLPHLGPLVLERTLTLEEVGMFAVAYRIPQALQQVTFIVAGAYYPVLFRYFNSGNFLEHLRLLLLQTKLMALIGMGLSLPFYYLSELIVPILFGDAWLGAILPLKILSVLLMLQGVNIALADGLTTMGRQRHRTAVQFVAVLSGVFLYLFTSLQYGIIGAAFAGIVMELFALIGFWIVSSNRRTVARKVVLPYLIIYFTTLTFLDMILHHHPVFALILHGFSLLLFFFLDKELKATTINPWMKKYYSREVENEAFIGKAK
- a CDS encoding glycosyltransferase family 2 protein gives rise to the protein MRTNATDLVSVITPTYNASKYVLDTIRSVQAQTYSNWEMLIVDDCSQDNTCEIIKEEMKQDSRIKLKELKTNGGPGHARNTAFNLAKGKYIAFLDSDDLWHPEKLTKQLAFMKEHDSVFSFTAYRIMKESGEKTEVVFRALPTVTYKTLLLNTAIGTLTVVLNKQKLGNFQMKLFRDCSEDYGLWLSILKEGITAHGLNEELAVYRKCENSLSSNKFHSAKKTWNTYRKIENKNVILSCWYLMNYSYHAIRKHAKTI